A region of Bradyrhizobium sp. SZCCHNS1050 DNA encodes the following proteins:
- a CDS encoding transposase — protein sequence MIVPFRCVGIDVCKPYLDIFDEAVGAPERIANGPQAITQLVARWGCDVLVVFEATGVYDLELREALRRAGIRFARINPARARDFARASGQLAKTDPIDARTLAAFGRAMQPATEQAMTPAQSALARLAKRRDQLVAMRAQEKNRRSEAEDRAMAERISRLIEVLNDEIVEIEAEINALIKAEPVLAEQAQLMRSVPGVGPVACMQLITQMPELGHLGPKEVAALAGLAPFNRDSGAYRGKRKIGGGRKRVRDALYMAALNAVRRADRFKIFYNRLRQAGKPAKLALIAVARKLLTILNAMMRDRKPYAITPST from the coding sequence GTGATCGTACCTTTTCGTTGCGTCGGAATCGACGTTTGCAAACCCTATCTCGATATTTTTGATGAAGCCGTGGGGGCGCCGGAGCGCATCGCCAACGGGCCACAGGCCATCACACAGCTGGTGGCGCGTTGGGGATGCGATGTTCTGGTGGTCTTTGAGGCCACGGGTGTCTACGACCTCGAACTGCGCGAGGCCCTGCGTCGGGCGGGCATCCGCTTTGCGCGGATCAACCCGGCTCGAGCTCGCGATTTCGCCCGCGCCAGCGGCCAACTCGCCAAGACCGATCCGATCGACGCGCGAACGCTGGCAGCCTTTGGGCGCGCCATGCAGCCAGCCACCGAGCAGGCCATGACGCCTGCCCAAAGCGCCCTCGCCAGGCTTGCAAAACGGCGGGATCAACTGGTTGCCATGCGCGCCCAGGAAAAGAACCGCCGCAGCGAGGCCGAGGACCGCGCCATGGCCGAACGCATCAGCCGCCTGATCGAGGTCCTCAATGACGAGATCGTCGAGATCGAGGCCGAGATCAACGCGCTCATCAAAGCCGAGCCGGTGCTTGCGGAGCAGGCACAGCTGATGCGCTCCGTGCCCGGTGTGGGACCCGTCGCCTGCATGCAACTCATCACCCAGATGCCGGAACTCGGCCATCTCGGGCCAAAGGAGGTAGCCGCTCTTGCGGGCCTGGCTCCCTTCAATCGCGATAGCGGGGCGTATCGTGGCAAGCGCAAGATCGGCGGCGGCCGGAAGCGTGTCCGCGACGCCCTCTACATGGCCGCCCTCAACGCCGTCCGCCGCGCCGATCGCTTCAAGATCTTTTACAACCGTCTGCGCCAAGCCGGTAAACCCGCCAAGCTCGCCCTCATCGCCGTCGCCAGGAAGCTTCTAACCATCCTGAATGCCATGATGCGCGACCGAAAACCTTATGCGATCACTCCATCAACATAA